From one Lycium barbarum isolate Lr01 chromosome 6, ASM1917538v2, whole genome shotgun sequence genomic stretch:
- the LOC132599957 gene encoding uncharacterized protein LOC132599957 — translation MANAKAPTRVTNGSVEKMYAQRHTKQKHKPLPRRKYEVPKSNKTKGDAQAKNLRKLVEEQPMEADEEMEEVAEKVFSDLESNLSKRQQELFSKTIFEKFLSM, via the exons ATGGCTAATGCAAAAGCGCCAACAAGGGTTACTAACG GGTCTGTCGAAAAAATGTATGCTCAAAGGCATACAAAGCAAAAGCATAAACCCCTTCCAAGACGGAAATATGAAGTTCCCAAATCTAACAAAACCAAAGGTGATGCACAAGCAAAGAATCTTAGAAAACTAGTGGAGGAACAACCAATGGAAGCAGATGAGGAGATGGAAGAGGTGGCGGAGAAG GTATTTTCTGATTTGGAGTCCAATCTCTCCAAAAGGCAGCAAGAACTTTTCTCCAAAACTATCTTTGAAAAATTCCTTAGTATGTAG